The Pirellulales bacterium genome includes a window with the following:
- a CDS encoding SMP-30/gluconolactonase/LRE family protein gives MVVSDVGAEEKEKSYPPLGKIERLDPRFDELISQDAVVETVASGFDWSEGPVWNRKENYLLFSDIPPNVVNKWSEKDGLKEFLKPSGYTGSVPRGGEPGSNGLLFDQEGRLVLCQHGDRRIARLEADGSFHTLADRYHGKRLNSPNDGVFKSNGDLYFTDPPYGLLGVDKDPAKELDFCGVYRLKPDGELTLLARDITKPNGIAFSPDEKTLYVACSDPARATWTAFDVQPDGTLAGGRVFADVTSEVGKRKGLPDGLKVDAKGNLFATGPGGVLVFAPDGTHLGTLATGEATANCAWGDDGSTLYICADMYIARVKTKTKGAGW, from the coding sequence ATGGTCGTGTCTGACGTCGGTGCCGAGGAAAAAGAGAAGTCGTATCCTCCCTTGGGCAAGATCGAGCGACTCGATCCACGCTTCGACGAATTGATTTCCCAGGATGCGGTCGTGGAGACGGTCGCCTCGGGCTTCGATTGGTCGGAAGGGCCCGTCTGGAATCGTAAGGAAAACTACCTGCTCTTCTCCGACATTCCGCCGAACGTGGTGAACAAGTGGTCCGAGAAAGATGGCCTGAAGGAGTTCCTCAAGCCGAGCGGCTATACCGGATCAGTACCGCGCGGCGGCGAACCAGGCTCGAACGGTTTGTTGTTCGATCAGGAAGGCCGGCTCGTTCTTTGCCAGCACGGCGATCGACGCATCGCCCGCCTCGAGGCCGACGGCTCGTTCCATACGCTGGCCGACCGCTATCATGGCAAACGGCTCAACAGCCCGAATGATGGCGTCTTCAAGTCGAACGGAGATCTCTACTTCACCGATCCCCCCTACGGTCTGTTGGGCGTCGATAAGGACCCGGCGAAGGAACTCGACTTCTGCGGCGTCTATCGGCTGAAGCCCGATGGCGAGCTGACGCTGCTTGCGCGCGACATCACCAAGCCGAATGGCATCGCCTTTTCGCCCGACGAAAAGACGCTCTACGTGGCCTGCAGCGATCCGGCACGCGCGACGTGGACCGCTTTCGACGTGCAGCCCGACGGCACGCTGGCCGGCGGGCGCGTGTTTGCCGACGTGACGAGCGAAGTCGGCAAGCGGAAGGGGCTCCCCGACGGCTTGAAGGTGGACGCGAAAGGGAACCTGTTCGCGACGGGACCGGGGGGCGTGCTCGTGTTCGCTCCCGATGGCACGCATTTGGGCACCCTCGCCACGGGCGAAGCGACCGCCAACTGCGCCTGGGGCGACGATGGCTCGACCCTCTACATCTGCGCCGATATGTACATCGCCCGCGTGAAGACGAAGACCAAGGGAGCGGGGTGGTAG
- a CDS encoding protein-L-isoaspartate(D-aspartate) O-methyltransferase — MIDAPVACVGKFIRSLPSLQIYPRRSKMFVPRLPVWLGLVLLLATVAAERGPVVAQVLDAVTARRKMVDEEIVAAGIKNPRVIQSMRDTVRHEFVPAIERRHAYYDMALPIGERQTISPPFVVAYMTEQLDPQPTDKVLEIGTGSGYQAAVLSPLVAEVYSIEIVEPLGKRAARTLARLGYKNVQVKVGDGYKGWPEHAPFDKIIVTCSPENVPQALVDQLREGGRMIVPLGERYQQTLYLFRKEQGKLVAEALLPTLFVPMTGAAEEQRRVQPDPLNPQLFNGSFEELVGQTSEPRGWHYQRQLSLVTNGVPDGKQAISFQNAERGRGAQALQGFPIDGRQVPELEVSLWVRGQNLVRGQTDEQIPVMAITFYDELRATVGRVFVGPWEGTFDWREVTARERVPPKTREAIVHIGLFGATGELSFDNIRIRGIKPGQP, encoded by the coding sequence ATGATCGACGCGCCGGTCGCCTGCGTAGGAAAGTTCATCCGATCGCTGCCATCGCTACAAATCTACCCCCGACGGTCGAAGATGTTCGTTCCACGCCTTCCAGTCTGGCTCGGGCTCGTCCTGCTGCTGGCCACCGTTGCCGCCGAGCGTGGGCCGGTCGTCGCCCAGGTGCTCGACGCCGTGACGGCCCGCCGCAAGATGGTCGACGAGGAGATCGTCGCCGCGGGCATCAAGAATCCGCGCGTCATCCAATCGATGCGCGACACGGTGCGGCACGAGTTCGTGCCCGCTATCGAACGCCGCCACGCCTACTACGACATGGCCCTGCCGATCGGCGAACGGCAGACGATCTCGCCCCCGTTCGTCGTGGCCTACATGACCGAGCAGCTCGATCCGCAGCCGACCGACAAGGTACTCGAGATCGGCACGGGGAGCGGCTATCAGGCCGCCGTGCTCAGCCCGCTCGTGGCCGAGGTCTACTCGATCGAGATCGTCGAACCGCTCGGCAAGCGCGCCGCGCGCACGTTGGCGCGGCTCGGCTACAAAAATGTCCAAGTGAAGGTGGGCGACGGTTACAAGGGATGGCCCGAGCACGCCCCCTTCGACAAGATCATCGTCACCTGCTCTCCCGAGAACGTGCCGCAGGCGCTCGTCGATCAGTTGCGCGAAGGGGGGCGCATGATCGTGCCGCTGGGCGAACGCTATCAGCAAACGCTGTATCTCTTCCGCAAGGAGCAAGGCAAGCTGGTGGCCGAAGCGCTACTGCCGACGCTGTTCGTGCCGATGACCGGCGCCGCCGAGGAACAGCGCCGCGTGCAGCCCGATCCGCTCAATCCGCAACTCTTCAATGGCAGCTTCGAAGAGCTCGTCGGCCAGACGAGCGAGCCACGTGGCTGGCACTACCAGCGGCAATTGTCACTGGTGACCAACGGCGTGCCCGACGGCAAGCAGGCGATCTCTTTCCAGAATGCAGAACGGGGCCGGGGCGCGCAGGCCCTGCAGGGCTTTCCCATCGATGGCCGACAAGTGCCGGAGCTCGAAGTCTCGCTCTGGGTGCGGGGCCAGAATCTAGTCCGCGGTCAGACCGACGAGCAGATCCCGGTGATGGCGATCACCTTCTACGATGAATTGCGCGCCACGGTGGGGCGCGTCTTCGTCGGTCCCTGGGAGGGGACGTTCGACTGGCGCGAGGTGACGGCCCGCGAACGAGTTCCTCCGAAGACCCGCGAGGCAATCGTGCATATCGGTCTGTTCGGTGCGACGGGCGAACTCTCGTTCGACAACATCCGCATCCGCGGCATCAAGCCGGGCCAGCCCTAA
- a CDS encoding formyltetrahydrofolate deformylase, producing MRIVVTAVGPDNRGLADPIIHHVTGQGANVAEIQMYDHDEERLFAMLLRIDLPAEQLVPLRAALTEIGRLKDLSIRVWSAEERAARPRLAICTTYRHEPPLALLRAIRDGQIRAEAAVMIGNRPSCRALAEQFGVDWHMIGDNEGRADDEQMMRLCDEYQVDYIILARYMRILPASSCWKYAGGRIINLHHGLLPSFPGPRPYHDAYAARMLTYGATCHFIVPELDAGNQIIYQGTFTIPPGMKLPEVMRLGQEDNEPRCLVEGVRRVVNREVELHFHRVVARQPDRTLS from the coding sequence ATGCGTATCGTTGTCACTGCCGTAGGGCCCGACAATCGCGGGCTGGCCGATCCGATCATCCACCACGTGACCGGCCAGGGGGCGAACGTGGCCGAGATCCAGATGTACGATCACGACGAGGAGCGGCTGTTCGCCATGCTCCTGCGGATCGATCTGCCGGCGGAACAACTGGTGCCGCTCCGGGCCGCGCTGACCGAGATCGGGCGTCTCAAGGATCTCTCGATTCGCGTCTGGTCGGCCGAAGAGCGGGCCGCTCGGCCGCGGTTGGCCATTTGCACCACCTATCGCCACGAACCGCCGCTGGCATTGCTGCGTGCGATCCGCGATGGCCAGATTCGCGCCGAAGCAGCCGTGATGATCGGCAACCGTCCGAGCTGCCGCGCGCTGGCCGAGCAATTCGGCGTCGATTGGCACATGATCGGCGACAACGAAGGCCGGGCGGACGACGAGCAGATGATGCGCCTCTGCGACGAGTACCAGGTGGATTACATCATCCTGGCGCGGTACATGCGCATCCTGCCCGCCAGCAGTTGCTGGAAGTATGCCGGTGGTCGCATTATCAATTTGCACCACGGGCTGTTGCCGAGCTTCCCGGGCCCGCGCCCCTACCACGACGCCTACGCGGCGCGGATGCTGACCTATGGCGCGACGTGCCACTTCATCGTGCCCGAGCTCGATGCGGGCAATCAGATCATCTACCAGGGAACCTTCACGATTCCGCCCGGCATGAAGCTGCCCGAGGTGATGCGCCTGGGGCAGGAAGACAACGAACCACGCTGTCTGGTCGAAGGGGTGCGCCGCGTGGTGAATCGCGAGGTCGAGTTGCACTTTCATCGCGTCGTGGCGCGTCAGCCGGATCGTACCCTCAGTTGA
- a CDS encoding beta-lactamase family protein, whose translation MTPSSHFDEARFGPADALVRGWLDRDEVPAVAYAVASSHERFATRAFGRMSPEPAAPALASDAIFLIASPTKPITATAVMLLVEAGLVKLADPIARYVPGFARHGKRAITLLHALTHTSGLPDMLPENAALRARQAPLAEFTERVCALEPDFAAGRKVQYQSMGVLMLAEVVERVTGARLGDFLRERVFEPLAMHDTTLGMPAEWEQPDAAGQPSKKSRLATLRTTEAEREYGGVWNSDYWRRLGAPWGGLLSTAGDLARFVQHLLKIHRGEAGIFGPTTLEAMTRNWLAMMPKVPGGERRCHPWGLGWQLNWPTHATTFGDLLSPAAYGHWGATGTIVWLDPQRDVGGVALTTQPLEKGRRRLTNLTNALLSAIRG comes from the coding sequence ATGACGCCTAGCAGCCACTTCGACGAAGCGCGTTTCGGTCCTGCCGATGCGCTGGTGCGTGGCTGGTTGGATCGCGATGAAGTCCCCGCCGTGGCGTATGCCGTGGCCTCGTCGCACGAACGGTTCGCGACGCGAGCCTTCGGACGAATGTCTCCCGAACCCGCCGCGCCGGCGCTGGCGAGCGACGCGATCTTTCTGATTGCTTCGCCGACGAAGCCGATCACCGCCACCGCCGTGATGCTGTTGGTCGAAGCGGGGCTCGTCAAGCTGGCCGATCCAATCGCGCGCTATGTCCCCGGGTTCGCGCGGCATGGCAAACGCGCCATCACGCTGCTGCACGCGCTGACGCACACCTCGGGCTTGCCCGACATGCTGCCTGAAAATGCCGCCTTGCGCGCGCGCCAGGCGCCCCTGGCCGAATTCACGGAACGTGTCTGCGCGCTCGAGCCCGACTTCGCGGCGGGCCGCAAGGTGCAGTACCAGAGCATGGGCGTGCTGATGCTGGCCGAAGTCGTGGAGCGCGTCACCGGGGCGCGGCTGGGAGATTTTCTACGCGAGCGCGTATTCGAGCCACTCGCGATGCACGATACGACGCTCGGCATGCCGGCCGAGTGGGAACAGCCGGACGCCGCTGGCCAGCCGTCGAAGAAGAGCCGCCTTGCGACGCTGCGCACTACGGAGGCCGAGCGCGAGTATGGCGGCGTCTGGAACAGCGACTATTGGCGCCGACTCGGCGCGCCGTGGGGTGGGCTGCTTTCCACCGCCGGCGACCTCGCCAGGTTCGTCCAGCACCTGTTGAAGATTCACCGCGGCGAAGCGGGCATCTTCGGGCCCACCACGCTCGAAGCGATGACGCGCAACTGGCTGGCCATGATGCCGAAGGTGCCGGGGGGCGAACGCCGCTGCCATCCGTGGGGCTTGGGGTGGCAATTGAACTGGCCGACGCACGCCACGACGTTCGGCGATTTGCTTTCGCCGGCAGCCTACGGTCATTGGGGCGCGACCGGGACGATCGTATGGCTCGATCCACAACGTGACGTGGGAGGCGTCGCGCTCACGACGCAGCCCTTGGAGAAGGGGCGGCGCCGATTGACCAACCTGACGAACGCGCTGCTCAGTGCGATTCGCGGATAG